A region of the Bosea sp. BIWAKO-01 genome:
GCACCGTCATCAATGTGAGCGGCACGCAATTTGGGGGCCCCGGGGTCTATGTCTTTTCAAGTTCGAGCGCAGCCACCGACAAGTTAACTGCGAACGTGGCATCGGCAATCACGAGTTCCGGACCGTTGACCACCGATTCCGCTAATCTACCGGCCGGTATTCGCGCCCTAAACGGTGCAGCTGCGCAAATCGATGTGACCTATACCGGCCCGGGCATTACAACCTTTGGCGGGAACGGCTCCGGCATCACAGCCCTTTCTGGCAGCGGTAGCATAATGGTGAATTCCTCCGGGCCGATCAACACGACGAACGGCTCCAACGCAGTCGGCATCCTCGCCGACAGCAGCGGCACGATACTCCGTAGAAGCCCTGGATTACTCACTGACATCCAACCGATAAATCCGGTACCGACCGCGATAACTGGCTCGGTGCTAGTCAATACGAGCAAGGATGTGCTCGCCCAGGGGGAGTTCGGCACCGGGATCAGCGCGACCAGCGGCAGTGGCGGCGTGACGGTCAACGTTCTGGCCGGATCGGTGATGGGGGGTTGGCAGACTGATCTTACCAGCATCGGCCCGACCTACGGTCTACAGGCCGCCGGTATTTTTCTGAATTCGCCCGGCGGCTCGACCTTGACCAACAACGGCAGCATCGGCGCATGGTCCGACCGCGCGATTGCCGGCGATCCGCAGGTCACCAACAACGGTCTCATCACCGGCTTCGTGCAATTCACAGGCGGCGACAACAGCGTTCTCAACAATGGCGCGTTCAACCTGAGGCATTTCGCCGATACGAATGGAGACGGCGTACGGGATACGCTGCGGGTGGCGATTGCAGACCTCGGCGAGGGTCCCAACAACACTTTTGTCAATACCGGAACGCTGGCACTGCCGGGCTCGCCTCAGGCAAGCGTTCTCGACGCAAGCGGGCAATTCCTGCCGCAGGCGAATGCGCTGAACGCCATGGCGTTGTCTGGCCCAGTTCAGGGACAAATCGTGGGAGCCGCCAGCTTCATCAACAGCGGGGTGATCGACCTTCAGGCCAACCCTGTCGCTGGCGACGTCCTGGTGATTACCGGCGCGCGCTCAGCCGGCAGCTTCGGAGGCGGCACCTTTGTCTCAAACGGCGGCTCGCTTCGGCTGGATTCGGTGCTCAACGACGGCTTGCCTTCGCAGTCTGACGTCCTCGTGGTCGATCAGACCAGCGTCGGCGCGGGTGGACCCACCAGCATCGTCGTGCGAAACGCCGGCGGCAGCGGTGCGCTCACCCCGAGCAACGGCATCCTGGTCGTGGCCACGCCCGCTGGCGGCAGCACCCAGCCTGGCACATTCGCGCTCGGCGGGCCGGTGGTGGCAGGGCCCTATGAGTACGCGCTGTTTCGCGGCAGCGTCGACGCGACAGGGGTGCAGAACTGGTATCTGCGCTCGGATTTTGTCCCCGTACCACCGGGACCCGATCCGACACCCAGTCCAACCCCTCCGAACTCGGGTATTCCGAACTATCGCCGCGAAGTGTCGCTCTACGCTGCGCTGCCGTCGATGGCCCTGCTCTATGGCCGCACCTTGATCGATAGCCTGCACGAGCGGGTCGGCGAGTTGCACCCACTCGCGGCGCCTGCGGTGACCGAAGAGCGCACCATCTGGTGCAAGAACCCCGAGATGAATTTTCGTTGCACCACCACCGTGCAGTTGCCGGCCAGCGAAGTCGCCGCCCGCCGTTCCTTTGCACCGGCTGGATGGGGCCGTATCATCGGCACCCATGGCAATCACGACGGCGGGCCCGGCGGCATTTTCCGCAACGGGCCGAATTTTGACTACGACATCTACGCTCTGCAGGCGGGTCTCGATCTCTACCGCAACTTCAACGCGGATGGCAGCCGAGACCATGCGGGACTCTACGCTGCGATCGGCAGGATCCAGGGCGATGTCACGCACTTCAGCGGCATCAAGGCCGGTACCAACACGATCGATGGCTACTCGCTCGGAGCGTATTGGACGCATTTCGGCCCGTCGGGCTGGTATCTCGACGGCGTCGTCCAGGGCACCTGGTTCGATGCCGAGGCGGATTCGAAGCGCCTCCTCACGCTGCAGCGCGAAGCTTTTGGCTTCGCCGCATCGCTCGAAGGCGGCTATCCGATTGCGCTTGGCCAAGGCTGGATCATCGAGCCCCAAGCCCAGCTGATCTACCAGACGCTAGCAAACGGCTCCGCCCAGGATAGTGCGGCTCTGGTGCGCTTCAGCGACGTCGACTCGCTTGCCGGTCGCCTGGGTGCGCGCCTCGCCAAGAGCTGGACGCTGGACGACGCCGCGCCAGGGACGCGCCCGCGGCTCATGACAGCCTGGCTGAAGGCCAGCCTCTGGAACGAGTTCCTGGGCAACCCAAAGACCTCGTTCTCGTCAGCGACCGGTTTCATTCCGTTCCGCTCCGACCTTGGCGGCGCCTGGGCCGAGGTCAAGGCGGGTGTCGATGCCCAGATCACGAAGGCGACCTCGCTCTACGCGTCGGCTGGCTATTCGATCGGCATCAATGGACGCTCCCACGCCTATGACGGGAGGCTCGGAATCAAGGTCACCTGGTAAAACACTTCGGGACAGGGATTGGCGAGGGGTGCTCGCATCACGCCGGCTTCGGCGGGGGCGCATCTGCTGAACTCCAGCATGGCCGGCGCCTGGATCGCCAGCTCAGAAGCGCCTGCTCTGCGTCCAGTTCGGGGGCGGGACCGGGGGCTGAGCAAGCCTATCCCGAATGTCCGCTTCTCAGCGCCGAGCCAGAGTCGGCTGCTGGCGCACGGCTGACGGCTGGCGATCATGTCGCGCATCGGCTGGGTTGGGTGGGAAGCGGAAGTTGATCTCGGCGTCCCAGTTAGGCTGGCTCGCGCCAAACTGCCGACGTTAGGCCATTACCTCAGAACGGACGTAGGAAAGCACCGAAGTGACCACGCAAACCGCCGCCTAGCCCGGCCGCCACCGCCCTTTGAGCGTATGCCGAGCGGTCTCTTTGGGGGCCTCACCAAACCGGCGGCGATATGCGGTCGCAAACCGCGCCAAATTCGTGAAGCCGTGTCGGCGGGCAACTTCGCTGACAACCGCCTCAGTCGAGCGGTTGGCCAGTTCATCTCTTACCAGGTCGAGTCGAATACGATGGAGAGCGGCTAACGGCGTCTGGTCGCGAAAACGATTGAACACGGCCTCAAGCGTTCGCCGGCTGCATCCGGCGGCAGCCGCAACCTGCCCCATGCGGATCGGCTCTGTGCCATGGGCACGCATAAATTCTTCCGCTCGCCGGATATATGCCGGGACTGCGCTTGTAGCGGTGATCGCGAGCCGACCACTGTGATTATGCGGCGCGCCACGGAGCGCGAGCGAGATGAGCAAATCGGTCAGGGATGCGAGCCCAACGGCGTTCGCGAAGATGCCATCCGCTCGCTGAAACTCCTCTATGACAAAGTCGAGATGACGCTTGAGGCTCGCCGCCGGCCCGGTGTTCCAGTCAAGCGTTGGTTCGAAATTAAGCGGCTGACGTAGATGCTCGTCGAGCAAGTGTTCAAGTGCGCCTTCCATCTCGCTCACTTTCAAGAAGACGTTTGTTCGCGCGTTGCTGTCGCTCACGGATAGCGTCGTACCCGGGCCAGGCCTCCAGGCGAGGCCGCAACCGTGGCCGACCATGGGCCTGTGCAAGGTCGCATGGCCGCTCAGAATCGACGTGAAACAATAGAGCTCGCCATCGTCGCCATCGACGGAAACGTCCATTGCGAAGCTGTTGTCAGCGTAGCTCGCCAGGATCGAACCTGAGCAGCGTGTCGCCAAAGTGAAAATTGGCCGATCGAACCGCGTTCCCCATAACGTGCGATCCTGCAGTTGATACGTGAAGACGCGGCTGGACTTAACGCTGCGCTCCGTTACCTGCGTCTTCCCGCTGATGTCACCCGGATCTTTCGTTCTGACGAGGTCGAACATCGCCAAGCGATCCATATCAATTGTCGGCGTGGCCATCTGAATCCCTCGCTCGGCAACCTTTATCTCAACATCCGAA
Encoded here:
- a CDS encoding autotransporter outer membrane beta-barrel domain-containing protein is translated as MAEPALAQCAGLLDNTTCTPGGNPYPSGINADGVGTNAPINLTLLPGVNVVIPPGPGGVNAVNAANTTGVTLGSANITITANDVTIANVANPLSNNNTGLRIQSSGDAIITATNTTIDVNGTASDWAILAFAMPNLTGSPHVASVNWSGQRLTSSGLESGGIQADNRGIGNAIVVASGDVNVVAGTGVGPSQYGLLAHSGDTLLVASAAGDASVTYNSGTINVDAARPRGILAWVGGSSGSATVTTAAGTVINVSGTQFGGPGVYVFSSSSAATDKLTANVASAITSSGPLTTDSANLPAGIRALNGAAAQIDVTYTGPGITTFGGNGSGITALSGSGSIMVNSSGPINTTNGSNAVGILADSSGTILRRSPGLLTDIQPINPVPTAITGSVLVNTSKDVLAQGEFGTGISATSGSGGVTVNVLAGSVMGGWQTDLTSIGPTYGLQAAGIFLNSPGGSTLTNNGSIGAWSDRAIAGDPQVTNNGLITGFVQFTGGDNSVLNNGAFNLRHFADTNGDGVRDTLRVAIADLGEGPNNTFVNTGTLALPGSPQASVLDASGQFLPQANALNAMALSGPVQGQIVGAASFINSGVIDLQANPVAGDVLVITGARSAGSFGGGTFVSNGGSLRLDSVLNDGLPSQSDVLVVDQTSVGAGGPTSIVVRNAGGSGALTPSNGILVVATPAGGSTQPGTFALGGPVVAGPYEYALFRGSVDATGVQNWYLRSDFVPVPPGPDPTPSPTPPNSGIPNYRREVSLYAALPSMALLYGRTLIDSLHERVGELHPLAAPAVTEERTIWCKNPEMNFRCTTTVQLPASEVAARRSFAPAGWGRIIGTHGNHDGGPGGIFRNGPNFDYDIYALQAGLDLYRNFNADGSRDHAGLYAAIGRIQGDVTHFSGIKAGTNTIDGYSLGAYWTHFGPSGWYLDGVVQGTWFDAEADSKRLLTLQREAFGFAASLEGGYPIALGQGWIIEPQAQLIYQTLANGSAQDSAALVRFSDVDSLAGRLGARLAKSWTLDDAAPGTRPRLMTAWLKASLWNEFLGNPKTSFSSATGFIPFRSDLGGAWAEVKAGVDAQITKATSLYASAGYSIGINGRSHAYDGRLGIKVTW
- a CDS encoding helix-turn-helix transcriptional regulator produces the protein MATPTIDMDRLAMFDLVRTKDPGDISGKTQVTERSVKSSRVFTYQLQDRTLWGTRFDRPIFTLATRCSGSILASYADNSFAMDVSVDGDDGELYCFTSILSGHATLHRPMVGHGCGLAWRPGPGTTLSVSDSNARTNVFLKVSEMEGALEHLLDEHLRQPLNFEPTLDWNTGPAASLKRHLDFVIEEFQRADGIFANAVGLASLTDLLISLALRGAPHNHSGRLAITATSAVPAYIRRAEEFMRAHGTEPIRMGQVAAAAGCSRRTLEAVFNRFRDQTPLAALHRIRLDLVRDELANRSTEAVVSEVARRHGFTNLARFATAYRRRFGEAPKETARHTLKGRWRPG